Proteins encoded by one window of Thermobaculum terrenum ATCC BAA-798:
- a CDS encoding carbohydrate ABC transporter permease gives MASAIAKVSFRRISLELVITYVYLIALGIITLAPIAYMVSQAFTPEADQNQWPVRWLPEHPTVNNFQRLLADPTLPVLRWLFNSFFVSTSVMLLTLLLCSLAAYAFARLEFPGRDVIFFIILISLMIPGAVTFIPVFLLMRDLKFLDTYNALIWPAGANAFGVFMLRQYFITIPKELEEAALVDGANRFRIYWQIALPLVSPALVALGIFTFLGSWNDLFWPLVVLSERTMYTLPVGLAFLGQGNYVQQGLTMAAATLASAPVLIVYAIFQRRIVQGIALTGGLGGR, from the coding sequence ATGGCCTCTGCTATCGCTAAGGTTAGCTTTCGCAGGATATCTCTGGAATTGGTGATAACTTACGTATATCTGATCGCGCTCGGCATAATTACGCTGGCTCCTATCGCGTACATGGTGTCCCAGGCATTTACACCCGAGGCAGACCAGAACCAATGGCCGGTCAGGTGGTTACCAGAGCATCCAACGGTGAATAATTTTCAACGCCTGCTTGCGGATCCTACTCTTCCGGTACTCAGATGGCTGTTCAACAGCTTCTTCGTGTCGACCAGTGTGATGCTCCTGACTCTGCTGCTGTGTTCGCTGGCTGCTTATGCTTTTGCTCGCCTGGAGTTCCCAGGAAGGGACGTGATATTTTTTATCATCCTTATAAGCCTGATGATACCTGGAGCTGTAACTTTCATACCCGTGTTCCTCTTGATGCGCGACCTAAAGTTCCTTGACACCTATAACGCACTTATATGGCCTGCAGGTGCCAATGCCTTCGGGGTATTCATGCTCAGGCAGTATTTCATAACTATTCCTAAGGAGCTGGAAGAAGCCGCTCTCGTCGATGGAGCCAATAGATTCAGGATTTACTGGCAGATAGCTCTTCCGTTAGTATCGCCTGCATTGGTGGCTCTGGGTATCTTTACGTTCCTTGGCTCTTGGAATGACCTGTTCTGGCCGTTGGTCGTGCTCAGCGAGAGGACTATGTACACTTTGCCAGTGGGGCTGGCCTTCCTGGGGCAGGGCAACTATGTACAGCAAGGCTTGACTATGGCGGCTGCTACGCTGGCTTCTGCTCCGGTACTTATAGTCTACGCTATCTTCCAAAGGCGCATAGTGCAGGGTATAGCCCTGACTGGTGGACTGGGAGGCAGGTAG
- a CDS encoding C39 family peptidase: MRAKTCTISALLHALVVLALLVSSCGGGNTSAGGAEKNMSQAPKVSTPTRLPSDSGTVGTPTTSPTKVVSQEPPSNGGANTGGSDLEGGSSDDAGNSNGEIGNGSGQPIKDPVQTGSNSVVGKGSSDSGSGEETSLEKPYRPTKPKLQIPKPGPEYKIQLKIEGYTTYVFAVRNGVRRVVLTEPARYFPGMFEKYIRLSPDNRTLTYAVSVKSHSPRMKMYTIGIDGRNRRLIGDFPWQLWVASPVWSPDSKQIAYVVASGPGQEPGIELWVMNADGSNKHRVVKDPSFNTSLFYGNVQNPIRWTPYGDLQYLDYNSGKIWTVDTTTGELSYRTADLKAPQSDIPLIKSKYPIPIQSQNDPRWRFDIIRTCSDTMGNSGCAITVVSMSFNAYGIKTDPRKLNKDLGRNACPIYWTWASKYFSEGKLELWGVWAFDWYSLDLALSMGRPAMVWLSDGLTLDTSLLSHWVLVVGGSGHTPDGYRIYDPWDGTTYKTLAYYTSKGYGLTRVYVYAPKQPKKPKTERSKNSSSGEQRQSKDSKRD; encoded by the coding sequence ATGAGAGCGAAAACCTGTACAATCAGTGCCTTGCTGCATGCGCTGGTTGTCCTTGCATTACTTGTGTCCTCTTGCGGAGGTGGTAATACTAGTGCTGGGGGAGCTGAGAAGAACATGTCCCAAGCTCCCAAGGTAAGCACACCAACGCGATTGCCCTCCGATTCTGGGACCGTTGGCACTCCAACAACTTCCCCTACAAAAGTGGTTTCCCAGGAGCCTCCTAGTAATGGCGGAGCGAATACTGGGGGATCTGACCTTGAAGGGGGTAGCAGCGATGATGCAGGCAACAGTAACGGTGAGATAGGCAACGGCTCCGGGCAGCCTATCAAGGATCCTGTCCAGACGGGATCTAACTCCGTAGTTGGCAAAGGTAGTTCCGACTCGGGCTCCGGCGAGGAGACCTCACTTGAGAAGCCTTACAGACCCACTAAGCCTAAGCTCCAGATACCTAAGCCTGGCCCCGAATATAAAATTCAGCTCAAGATAGAGGGTTACACGACCTACGTGTTCGCTGTTAGAAATGGCGTCCGACGCGTGGTTTTAACGGAGCCCGCTCGTTACTTCCCTGGTATGTTCGAGAAGTATATACGACTCTCGCCGGACAACAGGACGCTTACCTACGCGGTATCTGTCAAGTCACACTCTCCTAGAATGAAGATGTACACTATTGGCATAGATGGTAGGAACAGACGTCTTATTGGCGATTTCCCGTGGCAGCTCTGGGTAGCCAGTCCCGTGTGGTCGCCCGACAGCAAGCAGATAGCTTATGTAGTTGCCTCAGGCCCTGGGCAGGAGCCTGGCATTGAACTATGGGTGATGAACGCTGATGGCAGCAATAAGCATAGGGTTGTCAAGGATCCTTCATTTAACACCAGTCTATTTTACGGCAACGTTCAAAACCCCATAAGGTGGACACCCTATGGGGACCTTCAGTATCTGGATTACAACTCCGGCAAGATATGGACCGTGGACACTACTACGGGGGAGCTATCATATCGGACAGCTGATCTGAAGGCACCACAATCGGATATACCACTCATCAAAAGCAAGTATCCTATTCCCATACAATCTCAGAACGATCCTAGATGGCGCTTCGATATAATTCGCACCTGTAGCGATACGATGGGCAACTCGGGATGTGCTATCACTGTCGTGAGCATGTCCTTTAATGCTTACGGTATCAAGACTGATCCCAGGAAGCTGAACAAAGACCTTGGTAGAAATGCTTGCCCAATTTACTGGACCTGGGCATCTAAGTACTTCAGTGAAGGCAAGCTGGAGCTCTGGGGTGTTTGGGCTTTTGATTGGTATTCGCTGGATCTAGCGCTTTCCATGGGAAGGCCGGCCATGGTCTGGCTCTCAGACGGCCTCACGCTAGATACCTCTCTCCTCTCCCACTGGGTGCTGGTAGTTGGTGGGAGCGGACATACACCCGACGGCTACAGAATATACGATCCTTGGGATGGCACTACTTATAAGACTCTGGCATACTACACCTCTAAGGGATACGGTCTTACTAGAGTATATGTGTACGCTCCCAAACAACCGAAAAAGCCGAAAACTGAGCGTTCAAAGAATAGCTCCAGCGGTGAGCAGAGGCAGAGCAAAGATAGTAAGAGAGATTAA
- a CDS encoding glycoside hydrolase family 2 protein: protein MRDRICLDGTWDFCVDKDRSFSSADVAFEDTIDVPSAWQAAKPELRRYTGRAWYRKTIDYPDLPNDRVFRLCFGAVDHECTVWVNGVEVGRHSGGYTPFRLDVTHALRSGRNEILVMVDDWGYRYQWAPRWLDQEVDPEFEKAASILHGKQTWYADVSGIWQSVWLESLPVAHINGVKIYTDPQSGSVTFRVATSEAANGKELWVEVLDQGQVCAAASGLVAGSTCELTLQLTNPKLWSLDSPNLYEACVRCGEDTVTERFGVRSFEARDGKFFLNGSPLYMRGALDQDFYPGTIYAPPSKEYVYEQFRLAKELGLNTMRCHIKVPHPWYLEVADELGILIWEEIPSWGTVGREPNSYNVKPVPESTRREVLQTLEEMVDRDFNHPSLVIRTIVNEDWGTHLVMSQEDRSWLKQMYHKAKELDPTRLVVDNSACYGSRGPNLHVKSDINDFHVYALMPDEYQFFASWVEHFAQAPLWTWSPYEDSEPRGDEPLVVSEFGNWGLPSLEPTKEDAEQEGEPWWFMTGGWGGGIASEATHPTGVARRFHALGLDRVWDSYEDLARGTQRHQYEALRAEIEVMRLYPSIVGYVITEFTDAYWEANGLLDFYRNPKYLHEKFSLINTDDVLIPDRRRGSYWAGEELKVPIRYSKWSEGSISGAGVYYASKQLGGGRQQLSADITAQQGQVVNAGEIKLRLPDVDSPTLIEIEVWLEHGGRKLAANTLELMCLPAISRRTSADVPLAVVAPESNLSTRLRSMGCDLVSDLKDAEIAVATRVTPELDRWVKGGGKLLLVADETCPYLFTRPRAGSPWQGNWCQSWTWILPGSFSRVYVQNPLGFLFREVMPRHVIMGYMPEHNADVLAGMFVGWLALPAAVTTKYRVGKGMVLHTTFDLARSEAPVSDAMLADLVDHIASPEFYPERRLV from the coding sequence ATGAGAGACAGGATCTGTTTGGACGGTACATGGGATTTTTGCGTTGACAAGGATCGCAGCTTCAGCTCTGCTGATGTGGCCTTTGAGGACACGATAGATGTTCCCTCCGCCTGGCAGGCGGCTAAGCCGGAGCTGAGAAGATATACCGGCAGGGCTTGGTACAGGAAGACCATAGACTACCCTGATCTGCCCAACGACAGGGTGTTTCGCTTATGCTTTGGGGCCGTGGATCACGAATGTACGGTCTGGGTAAATGGCGTCGAAGTGGGTAGGCATAGTGGAGGGTATACGCCTTTCCGTCTGGATGTTACTCATGCTCTACGCTCAGGCAGGAACGAGATCCTCGTCATGGTCGATGACTGGGGCTATAGGTACCAATGGGCTCCTAGATGGCTTGACCAGGAGGTGGATCCGGAGTTCGAAAAGGCAGCCAGCATCCTCCACGGCAAGCAGACCTGGTATGCAGATGTATCCGGTATATGGCAGAGCGTGTGGCTAGAGTCGTTGCCAGTCGCACATATCAACGGTGTCAAGATCTACACGGACCCACAGAGTGGTAGCGTGACGTTCAGAGTAGCAACCAGCGAGGCTGCTAACGGCAAGGAACTGTGGGTTGAGGTGCTTGACCAAGGCCAGGTGTGTGCCGCCGCCTCCGGTCTAGTTGCAGGGTCTACTTGCGAACTGACCTTGCAACTGACAAATCCCAAGTTATGGTCGTTAGATTCACCCAATCTGTATGAGGCTTGCGTTAGGTGTGGGGAAGATACCGTAACCGAGAGGTTTGGCGTTAGAAGCTTCGAGGCCAGGGATGGAAAGTTTTTCCTGAATGGTTCCCCCTTGTACATGCGGGGGGCTCTGGATCAAGATTTCTACCCTGGTACTATATATGCCCCTCCAAGCAAGGAGTACGTCTACGAGCAGTTCAGGCTTGCGAAGGAGCTTGGGTTGAACACCATGAGATGTCACATAAAGGTTCCTCACCCCTGGTACCTCGAGGTGGCAGATGAGCTGGGGATTCTTATCTGGGAGGAGATTCCCTCCTGGGGGACGGTGGGCAGAGAGCCCAATTCCTATAACGTCAAGCCTGTGCCTGAGAGCACGAGGAGAGAAGTCCTGCAGACTCTTGAAGAGATGGTAGATCGCGATTTCAACCATCCTTCACTGGTGATCAGAACCATAGTTAATGAGGACTGGGGCACCCATCTTGTGATGTCTCAGGAAGATCGCAGCTGGCTGAAGCAGATGTACCACAAGGCTAAGGAGCTTGACCCCACCAGGCTGGTCGTAGACAACTCCGCCTGTTACGGTAGCCGAGGCCCCAACTTGCACGTGAAATCCGACATAAACGACTTCCATGTTTATGCCCTTATGCCTGATGAGTACCAGTTCTTTGCAAGTTGGGTAGAGCACTTTGCGCAGGCTCCTCTATGGACTTGGAGCCCGTACGAAGACTCCGAACCCAGGGGGGATGAACCCCTAGTGGTGAGTGAGTTCGGGAACTGGGGATTGCCATCTTTGGAGCCAACTAAAGAGGATGCGGAGCAGGAAGGTGAGCCCTGGTGGTTTATGACTGGTGGCTGGGGTGGCGGTATCGCCTCCGAGGCCACACATCCCACTGGGGTGGCAAGAAGGTTCCATGCGCTCGGCCTGGACAGAGTATGGGATTCTTATGAGGATCTTGCACGGGGAACTCAGAGGCACCAGTACGAAGCTCTGAGGGCGGAGATAGAGGTGATGAGGCTGTATCCGTCCATCGTTGGGTATGTCATTACTGAGTTCACTGATGCATACTGGGAAGCTAATGGTCTGCTGGATTTCTACCGCAATCCAAAGTACCTTCACGAGAAGTTTAGCCTAATCAATACGGATGATGTCTTGATCCCTGACAGAAGACGTGGCTCCTACTGGGCTGGCGAGGAGCTGAAAGTGCCCATTAGATACTCTAAATGGTCTGAGGGTAGCATTTCGGGAGCCGGTGTCTACTACGCCAGCAAGCAGCTAGGAGGGGGAAGGCAGCAGCTCTCCGCAGATATCACCGCTCAGCAGGGCCAGGTGGTGAATGCTGGCGAGATCAAGCTCAGATTGCCTGATGTCGATTCCCCTACCCTGATCGAGATCGAGGTATGGCTGGAGCATGGAGGCCGTAAATTGGCGGCTAATACTCTTGAGCTAATGTGCCTGCCCGCGATTAGCAGGAGGACTAGTGCAGATGTCCCTCTTGCCGTAGTAGCTCCTGAGTCCAATTTGTCCACTAGACTCAGGAGCATGGGCTGTGACCTGGTTTCGGATCTGAAGGATGCTGAGATCGCGGTGGCAACTAGAGTCACACCCGAACTAGATAGGTGGGTGAAGGGTGGGGGCAAGTTGCTGCTCGTGGCAGATGAAACCTGTCCCTACTTGTTCACTAGGCCCAGAGCTGGTAGTCCCTGGCAGGGCAATTGGTGCCAAAGCTGGACCTGGATCTTGCCGGGCAGCTTCTCACGAGTATATGTCCAGAACCCATTAGGCTTTCTTTTCAGGGAGGTCATGCCTAGGCACGTAATTATGGGATACATGCCTGAGCATAACGCCGACGTGCTTGCTGGTATGTTCGTGGGTTGGCTGGCACTGCCGGCTGCTGTAACCACTAAGTATAGAGTAGGCAAGGGTATGGTCTTGCACACAACCTTTGACCTCGCTCGGAGCGAGGCTCCGGTTTCAGATGCCATGCTGGCGGACCTTGTGGACCATATCGCCTCTCCAGAGTTCTATCCTGAGCGTCGTCTAGTGTGA